Proteins co-encoded in one Gouania willdenowi chromosome 1, fGouWil2.1, whole genome shotgun sequence genomic window:
- the lonrf1 gene encoding LON peptidase N-terminal domain and RING finger protein 1 isoform X1: MSLEPPAEDRSSFFIEADWDVEAEEDHQHHILHKANALASQNRLKEALDLFSVALRCAPARPEQLSTFADCIVRNFKNKVSGTDPDQNRRDAFDCPNCHCFLGEAVTIACGHSYCKRCLERRLLSKCKLCSEAVQGDEKANVVLCGLLERWFPEELKRSKSTGEVDALCQGKRYQEAVSLATRIIESDAESTAVVRLSRAEAYMALKQYRLALEDIESCPKSSVSAETLFRKAMVLHAMGHVDESLQVFLHCLAVDEDFPCTKRQVEKILCDLLSPAYENVKVSLRETTQNTLPHLRSKIHTADAKSQPQTPVQRPQQHQARAASVNQQENNEVLPHTQRYNQKNPDRLYSLLFIQKRCESLERPGLSRAHSLRIHCNTSDEGLKRVCSAPQLGDQDKGSLLKRKLSVSDTEPCVIDSGGSKHKKQGLTTSSKHLATKDKTCRKVPEDLLDPNELECSLCMRLFYEPVTTPCGHTFCKKCLERCLDHTPQCPLCKESLKEYLACRKYMVTTILETLIKQHLSQEYAERTKTHMEETRELSDLTKNVPIFVCTMAYPTVPCPLHVFEPRYRLMIRRCMDTGTRQFGMCINDPQNSFSDYGCMLIIRSVHFLPDGRSVVDTIGGKRFRVLSRGMKDGYCTADIEHLEDSRVEDTSELEKLQELHDEVYEQARAWFQNLKIHFHNQILQHFGPMPEREDDIQATPNGPACCWWLLAVLPIDPRYQLSVLSMTSLKERLVKIQHILTYLQSIPNN; this comes from the exons atgtctttggagccGCCCGCGGAGGACAGGAGCTCGTTCTTCATCGAAGCTGACTGGGACGTGGAGGCTGAGGAGGACCACCAGCATCACATCCTGCACAAAGCCAATGCACTAGCCTCCCAGAACCGCCTCAAAGAAGCTCTAGACCTGTTCTCCGTGGCTCTGCGCTGTGCTCCCGCTCGACCCGAACAACTCAGCACTTTCGCGGACTGCATAGTGCGAAACTTCAAGAACAAAGTATCTGGGACTGACCCGGACCAGAACCGCAGGGACGCGTTCGACTGCCCCAACTGTCACTGCTTCCTCGGGGAGGCTGTGACGATAGCCTGCGGACACTCGTACTGTAAACGGTGTTTGGAGCGACGGCTGCTGTCTAAATGTAAGCTGTGTAGCGAGGCCGTCCAAGGAGATGAGAAGGCGAATGTGGTTCTGTGCGGACTGTTGGAACGGTGGTTCCCAGAGGAGCTGAAACGGTCTAAGAGCACCGGGGAGGTGGACGCGCTGTGCCAGGGGAAGAGATACCAGGAGGCGGTGTCGCTAGCAACCCGTATTATCGAGTCAG ATGCAGAATCCACAGCAGTGGTGCGGCTCTCCCGTGCCGAGGCGTACATGGCTCTCAAACAGTACCGCCTGGCTTTAGAGGACATTGAGAGCTGTCCCAAGTCCAGTGTCTCTGCTGAA ACTTTGTTCAGGAAAGCAATGGTGCTGCATGCGATGGGCCATGTTGACGAGTCTCTCCAAGTCTTCCTTCACTGCCTGGCTGTAGACGAGGACTTCCCCTGCACTAAAAGACAAGTAGAAAAG ATCCTGTGTGACCTGCTCTCCCCGGCTTATGAGAATGTCAAGGTCAGCTTGAgagaaaccacacaaaacacgTTGCCCCATTTACGAAGCAAAATCCACACTGCAGATGCCAAATCTCAGCCACAGACCCCAGTCCAAAGGCCGCAGCAGCACCAGGCTCGTGCTGCCTCTGTAAACCAGCAGGAAAACAACGAGGtactcccacacacacagagatacaaTCAAAAAAACCCTGATCGTCTTTACAGCCTTTTATTCATCCAGAAACGATGTGAAAGCCTGGAGCGCCCCGGTCTGAGCAGAGCACATTCACTGAGAATACACTGCAACACTAGTGATGAGGGCCTCAAGAGAGTCTGCTCTGCTCCTCAACTTGGAGACCAGGACAAGGGGAGTCTACTGAAGAGGAAGCTGTCAGTGTCAGACACAGAACCCTGTGTTATCGACAGTGGAGGCAGCAAACATAAAAAGCAAG GGCTCACCACAAGTTCCAAACACCTGGCCACCAAAGATAAAACCTGCCGAAAAGTCCCAGAAGATCTGCTGGATCCCAATGAGCTGGAGTGTTCTCTGTGTATGAG GTTGTTTTATGAGCCTGTGACGACACCATGTGGCCACACGTTTTGTAAAAAATGCCTCGAGCGCTGCTTGGACCACACACCACAGTGTCCCCTGTGCAAAGAGAGTCTGAAAGAG TATCTAGCTTGCAGGAAGTACATGGTGACAACGATCTTGGAGACGCTAATCAAACAGCATTTGAGTCAGGAGTACGCAGAGAGGACTAAAACACACATGGAGGAGACTAGAGAGCTCTCGGA CCTAACAAAGAACGTGCCTATCTTTGTGTGTACCATGGCGTACCCCACTGTGCCTTGCCCGCTGCATGTGTTTGAGCCTCGGTACCGCCTCATGATTCGCCGCTGCATGGACACGGGCACTCGGCAGTTTGGAATGTGCATCAATGATCCCCAGAATAG CTTTTCAGATTATGGCTGCATGCTCATCATCAGGAGTGTCCACTTCCTCCCAGATGGACGTTCTGTCGTTGACACCATTGGTGGAAAACGCTTCCGGGTGCTGTCTCGAGGAATGAAGGATGGTTACTGCACAGCTGATATTGAACACTTGGAAGACAGTCGG GTGGAAGACACTAGTGAACTAGAGAAACTACAAGAACTGCATGATGAGGTGTACGAGCAGGCCAGGGCCTGGTTTCAGAACCTCAAGATCCACTTCCACAATCAGATCCTGCAGCACTTTGGACCAATGCCAGAACGAGAGGATGATATCCAG GCCACGCCCAACGGTCCAGCGTGCTGCTGGTGGCTGCTGGCAGTCCTGCCCATCGACCCTCGCTACCAGCTGTCCGTCCTCTCCATGACCAGCCTGAAAGAGCGCCTAGTGAAGATCCAACACATCCTCACATACTTACAGAGCATCCCCAACAACTAG
- the lonrf1 gene encoding LON peptidase N-terminal domain and RING finger protein 1 isoform X2, whose amino-acid sequence MSLEPPAEDRSSFFIEADWDVEAEEDHQHHILHKANALASQNRLKEALDLFSVALRCAPARPEQLSTFADCIVRNFKNKVSGTDPDQNRRDAFDCPNCHCFLGEAVTIACGHSYCKRCLERRLLSKCKLCSEAVQGDEKANVVLCGLLERWFPEELKRSKSTGEVDALCQGKRYQEAVSLATRIIESDAESTAVVRLSRAEAYMALKQYRLALEDIESCPKSSVSAETLFRKAMVLHAMGHVDESLQVFLHCLAVDEDFPCTKRQVEKILCDLLSPAYENVKVSLRETTQNTLPHLRSKIHTADAKSQPQTPVQRPQQHQARAASVNQQENNEKRCESLERPGLSRAHSLRIHCNTSDEGLKRVCSAPQLGDQDKGSLLKRKLSVSDTEPCVIDSGGSKHKKQGLTTSSKHLATKDKTCRKVPEDLLDPNELECSLCMRLFYEPVTTPCGHTFCKKCLERCLDHTPQCPLCKESLKEYLACRKYMVTTILETLIKQHLSQEYAERTKTHMEETRELSDLTKNVPIFVCTMAYPTVPCPLHVFEPRYRLMIRRCMDTGTRQFGMCINDPQNSFSDYGCMLIIRSVHFLPDGRSVVDTIGGKRFRVLSRGMKDGYCTADIEHLEDSRVEDTSELEKLQELHDEVYEQARAWFQNLKIHFHNQILQHFGPMPEREDDIQATPNGPACCWWLLAVLPIDPRYQLSVLSMTSLKERLVKIQHILTYLQSIPNN is encoded by the exons atgtctttggagccGCCCGCGGAGGACAGGAGCTCGTTCTTCATCGAAGCTGACTGGGACGTGGAGGCTGAGGAGGACCACCAGCATCACATCCTGCACAAAGCCAATGCACTAGCCTCCCAGAACCGCCTCAAAGAAGCTCTAGACCTGTTCTCCGTGGCTCTGCGCTGTGCTCCCGCTCGACCCGAACAACTCAGCACTTTCGCGGACTGCATAGTGCGAAACTTCAAGAACAAAGTATCTGGGACTGACCCGGACCAGAACCGCAGGGACGCGTTCGACTGCCCCAACTGTCACTGCTTCCTCGGGGAGGCTGTGACGATAGCCTGCGGACACTCGTACTGTAAACGGTGTTTGGAGCGACGGCTGCTGTCTAAATGTAAGCTGTGTAGCGAGGCCGTCCAAGGAGATGAGAAGGCGAATGTGGTTCTGTGCGGACTGTTGGAACGGTGGTTCCCAGAGGAGCTGAAACGGTCTAAGAGCACCGGGGAGGTGGACGCGCTGTGCCAGGGGAAGAGATACCAGGAGGCGGTGTCGCTAGCAACCCGTATTATCGAGTCAG ATGCAGAATCCACAGCAGTGGTGCGGCTCTCCCGTGCCGAGGCGTACATGGCTCTCAAACAGTACCGCCTGGCTTTAGAGGACATTGAGAGCTGTCCCAAGTCCAGTGTCTCTGCTGAA ACTTTGTTCAGGAAAGCAATGGTGCTGCATGCGATGGGCCATGTTGACGAGTCTCTCCAAGTCTTCCTTCACTGCCTGGCTGTAGACGAGGACTTCCCCTGCACTAAAAGACAAGTAGAAAAG ATCCTGTGTGACCTGCTCTCCCCGGCTTATGAGAATGTCAAGGTCAGCTTGAgagaaaccacacaaaacacgTTGCCCCATTTACGAAGCAAAATCCACACTGCAGATGCCAAATCTCAGCCACAGACCCCAGTCCAAAGGCCGCAGCAGCACCAGGCTCGTGCTGCCTCTGTAAACCAGCAGGAAAACAACGAG AAACGATGTGAAAGCCTGGAGCGCCCCGGTCTGAGCAGAGCACATTCACTGAGAATACACTGCAACACTAGTGATGAGGGCCTCAAGAGAGTCTGCTCTGCTCCTCAACTTGGAGACCAGGACAAGGGGAGTCTACTGAAGAGGAAGCTGTCAGTGTCAGACACAGAACCCTGTGTTATCGACAGTGGAGGCAGCAAACATAAAAAGCAAG GGCTCACCACAAGTTCCAAACACCTGGCCACCAAAGATAAAACCTGCCGAAAAGTCCCAGAAGATCTGCTGGATCCCAATGAGCTGGAGTGTTCTCTGTGTATGAG GTTGTTTTATGAGCCTGTGACGACACCATGTGGCCACACGTTTTGTAAAAAATGCCTCGAGCGCTGCTTGGACCACACACCACAGTGTCCCCTGTGCAAAGAGAGTCTGAAAGAG TATCTAGCTTGCAGGAAGTACATGGTGACAACGATCTTGGAGACGCTAATCAAACAGCATTTGAGTCAGGAGTACGCAGAGAGGACTAAAACACACATGGAGGAGACTAGAGAGCTCTCGGA CCTAACAAAGAACGTGCCTATCTTTGTGTGTACCATGGCGTACCCCACTGTGCCTTGCCCGCTGCATGTGTTTGAGCCTCGGTACCGCCTCATGATTCGCCGCTGCATGGACACGGGCACTCGGCAGTTTGGAATGTGCATCAATGATCCCCAGAATAG CTTTTCAGATTATGGCTGCATGCTCATCATCAGGAGTGTCCACTTCCTCCCAGATGGACGTTCTGTCGTTGACACCATTGGTGGAAAACGCTTCCGGGTGCTGTCTCGAGGAATGAAGGATGGTTACTGCACAGCTGATATTGAACACTTGGAAGACAGTCGG GTGGAAGACACTAGTGAACTAGAGAAACTACAAGAACTGCATGATGAGGTGTACGAGCAGGCCAGGGCCTGGTTTCAGAACCTCAAGATCCACTTCCACAATCAGATCCTGCAGCACTTTGGACCAATGCCAGAACGAGAGGATGATATCCAG GCCACGCCCAACGGTCCAGCGTGCTGCTGGTGGCTGCTGGCAGTCCTGCCCATCGACCCTCGCTACCAGCTGTCCGTCCTCTCCATGACCAGCCTGAAAGAGCGCCTAGTGAAGATCCAACACATCCTCACATACTTACAGAGCATCCCCAACAACTAG